In Myxocyprinus asiaticus isolate MX2 ecotype Aquarium Trade chromosome 16, UBuf_Myxa_2, whole genome shotgun sequence, the genomic stretch ctgtggagagaggagaaccttccagaagaacaaccatctctgcagcactccaccaatcaggcctgtatgttaaagtggccagacggaagccactcctcagtaaaaggcacatgacagcccgcctggagtttgccaaaaggcacctaaagaactctcagaccatgagaaacaaagattgaactttttggcctgaatggcaagcgtcatgtctggaggaaaccaggcactgctcatcacctggccaataccatccctacagtgaagcatggtggtggcagcatcatgctgtgggaatgtttttcagcggcaggaactgggagactagtcaggatcgagggaaagatgaatgcagcaatgtacagagacatccttgatgaaaacctgctccagagcgctctggacctcagactggggcgaaggttcatcttccaacaggacaacgaccctaagcacacagccaagataacaagataatgtccttgagtggcccagccagagcccagacttgaacctgattgaacatctctggagagatctgaaaatggctgtgcaccgatgctccccatccaacctgatggagtttgagaggtcctgcaaagaagaatgggagaaactgcccaaaaataggtgtgccaagcttgtagcatcatactcaaaacgacttgaggctgtaattggtgccaaaggtgcttcaacatagtattgagcaaaggctgtgaatacttatgtacatgtgattttgttttttttcgtttttttttttttttttttttcgttttttatttttaatacatttgcaaagatttcaaacaaacttctttcacattgtcattatggggtattgtttgtagaattttgaggaaaataatgaatttaatccattttggaataaggctgtaacataacaaaatgtggaaaaagtgaagcgctgtgaatactttccggatgcactgtacttgcccgacggtaaatggaaaggtggttacttatatatatgtatgtatgtatatatatatgtgtgtgtgtgtgtgtgtgtgtgtgtgtgtgtgtgtgtgtgtgtgtgatgtgtgtataatatatgtataatttttttgatcacttcgttattttaattgctttttcgtttcgtttgaatttagaaatgtacttgattttaagttttaaaatcactaaagcaagaatattcaccgatccctcagcccagggattgccgatgtaattggatattgtgattgatatatatatatatatatatatatcacacacacacacacacacacacacacactgtatgtattgtgaaggagggaacaaaaattatttattcatacacatgatgtattttcccggacaacgaaatacctgaccggtagagaatgcacagatgaagcaggttctttgccagagagatgttgacaactgttgtaaagccatctttcgaaaagttgaacaacacacattttaatttcacttaatttttttccagtttcatttgaattttttgataaaataaataaaaaatttcaaagtttgaaatcaaggtgtcttgctttattgtgtaggcttaaccctaaccctgcttaacgaaaattaccccatagtaccaccttgCATCCAACCaccggtttcctgtggagtttattttttttatgttttattttttgcaactCTCCGACTAAGTtgccaagactcttctcatcgactaatgttTGGTCATTAGTCCATAGTGGTacagctagtttttttttttttttttgccttttgaaGATCTGTCttcatgtacactaccggtcaaaagtttagggtcacttactcattctttattattattattatttttcacatttaaggataatagtaaagtcatcaaaactatggaagaacagaaatggaactataggaattgtgttgtgactaaagaaattccaaaataaatcaaaactgtgttttattttagcatcttcaagtagccaccctttgcctagaatttgcagacatgtactcttgacattttctcaaccaacttcttgaggtatcactctgggatgctttttaaacagtattgaaggagttcccatctatgttgggcacttattggctgcttttcttctatttggtccaagtcatccatttcatatatatatatatatatatatatatatatatatatatttagttttgtaatgaaatatgttggcacaattatatttttgtctacaaaactaatttcaaacatttaagcatacaccttcaaatcaaaaggtttttaagatcgtgagaaacatttcagtcaagtgaccccaaacttttgaatggcagtgtatatGGAAAttttgtatttgctctaaaatggcctAAACAGCCATTGATTCAAAGTAGGTTTAAtatgtttaatgcaagaaagaaaataatCAAGACATGTTTTCAGTGCTGTTCTCCACTTAATAAGCACAAAGATAAATTctattttatgtttatatgtacCAGTATAACAATAAATAGtaagaagtcagaagtttacatacacttaggttgaagtcattaaaactcatttttttaaccactctacagatttaatattagcaaactatagttttggcaagtagtttaggacatctactttgtgcatgacataagtaattcttccaacaattgtttacagacagattgtttctctttaaattgactatataacaattccagtgggtcagaagtttacatacactaagttaactgtgcttttaagcagcttgtaaaattccagaaaataatgtcaagcctttaggcaattacccaattagcttctgactgcttaattggctaattggagtcaattggaagtgtacctgtggatgtattttaaggcctaccttcaaattcagtgcctcttttcttaacatcttgggaaaatcaaaagaaatcagccaagactagGTGGACCGCCACAAGTCtggctcatccttgggagcaatttccaaatgcctgaaggcaacacattcatctgtacaaacaatagtgtgcaagtataaacaccatgggacgaCGCAGTCATTAGACCACTcaagaaggagacacattctgtctcctagagatgaacgtagtttggtgcgaaaagtgcaaatcaatcccagaataacagcaaaggactttgtgaagatgctggaggaaacaggtagacaagtatctatatccacagtaaaacgagtcctatatcgacataacctgaaagggtgctcagcaaggaagaagccactgctccaaaaatgccagactgtagtttgcaagtgcacatgggtacaaagatcttactttttggagaaatgtcctggtctaatgaaacaaaaattgaactgtttggccataatgaccatcgttatgtttggaggaaaaagggtgaggcttgcaatccgaagaacaccatcccaaccgttaagcatgggggtggcagtatcatgttgtgggggtgctttgctgcaggagggactggtttacttcacaaaatagatgtaatagagggggttaagtattgattctgtttgtatatgttcttgcttttatgtgttaacataggaatcaataaaacaatgttaatgtaaaaaaaaaaaaaaaatgtatgtaaacctctgacccactgggaatgtgatgaaagaaatagaagctgaaataaataatttcatatttcacattcttaaaatagtgatcttaactgaccaTGTTATGTTAGGCATACCAGGCAATGTTATCTACGATTAATTATCatgacttgtgaaaaactgagtttaagtgtatttggctaaggtgtatgtaaacttctgacttcaactgtattttcgactaaaactttttaaagCATATAAAATGCCTTGCTGGCCCTCTCCGGAGGGATCATTTGAATGAATTGTTGAACCTGTGTTTTGAACCGATTCATTGAACAGGTTTGACAGTACTAGAAACCTGATTCATGGAAATTTGAATGAATCAAACTTTGCAACCCAGCAGCATTTTTGCTACTGTAAATATTCAGTATATCACTCAGCCCTAGGTTAAGCCTAGTCCTAGTGTAGGGCTGTTCAAATCTACTCCTGGAGGGCCACCATCCTGCAGAGTTTTGCTCTGACCCAAATCAAACACAACTGAACAAGCTAATCAATGTGCTAATGATTATTAAGAGCTAGGGCTGTGCTAttaatctaaaaaataatcaagattacaattacagctgtcacGATTATATAATCGTGAAttgtgtcaattacagcattccatttaggttAACTCTATTGCATAAAAATGGTCTATTTACAACATATATTTTTGGCCGTTGTGTGCATGAATTGAAAGGCAAATCTGACacttttaaaatagtctaaagGCATATAAATAATGCTCACTATCTAAATACTTTCACACTTTCACAAATTCTGATTCAAGGTCAGTTGGTTGGAGGCCTAAAAATCTCACTTTACTAATAGAAGGAATGTAAAGGAACACAgttctgaagttttttttatgCATAGCCTACTTGAAGTACATGACATGCAACTTCCCCACACAAAatcagtattttaatgtaaattctatgaatcaaaattaataatggcaattacaatatcaaaggaaTGAATcaacaattatgtttttcatcaTAATCGGTTAGCTCTATTAAGAGCAAagttggaactaaactctgcaggatggTGACCCtggtagggatgtcaaaagtactggtacttctgGACGAAGTGTatactaaaattaaaaagataCAATATGATCTAGGCAACGATACTTGACTGAGTAACAACTCATTTCAGTACCCGcgctttctgacagacagaaaGCTTTCTTTTTTGTGCATGCTTATGAGCATGTGTGCTTTGCGAGTGCATGTGGCAAAAGAGATACACGCCTAAAAGgttaaatacactttataattcatTCAAAATACCTGCCCGGTAATTgaatgattttaataattaaaaaagtaacATTTGTGGCAAAGCAAATAGCAGAGAATTGACTGGGATTGTCACTTGTTGTGTCTGTGTTCATAGGTGCACGAGATACAGATTACATGAGAGATGACACATTTCTGTTAATTGTACTGTATCTTTCAAAATACCCTCTgatgttcttttatttattttcttcatgctataagtcagagagagagagagagagagagagcattgtgCCACACCCCGTTTGAAAAGCCATCTACTGCGATCTGTCACACACAGCACTAAAGTTTATCAAAACAACCTTTACTATTTAAATTTagtgataaaattgaaataatttaaaaGCTGAGACTAAAAGAGGGGTTTCTCTAAAAACTACTCCCAACTCATATTGAAGCACATCACATTTGTGGATATGTAGCTAATGGTAAAACCGTATAATACacagtctatatgcaatttggaaGAAAACACAACTATGTTTGTGTTCTGTGGGataatcctttttattttttttcaataaacttcAGTATATTTGGGCGGTGGGGGATCCGATGTTCCGCACGCTCTGATAACATCATAGGATTATTACATTATCCAACTTATTGCAAATCAATAACATGCAGTCCTACTGATCTTTTGTGGTATTTCATTGGGTCCTCTAAAACTGAGATGGCTTGTTCTCATTTTGTTCCTTCACTCTTTTTTCCTCTGCAGGTGGTTTATGCTCCTCAGCCAAGGGACCGTTTTACTGCTCCCACTTTCATGCAGCATAACCGCTTCAGACGTTTCCAGCCCACCTACCCATACCTGCAGCACGAGATCGATCTGCCACCCACCATCTCCCTGTCAGATGGAGAGGAACCGCCACCATACCAGGGCCCTTGCACACTGCAGTTGAGAGACCCTGAACAGCAGCTCGAGCTCAACAGAGAGTCTGTTCGTGCCCCACCCAACCGAACTATCTTTGACAGCGACCTTATCGACATGCACAGTTCAGGGGGTGGCGGAGGGCCGCGCCCTCCCAGTAGCAACTCTGGGATCAGTGCTGCCAGTTCCAGTACGCACGGACGCATGGAGGGTCCACCGCCCGCTTATAGTCAAGTCATTGGACAGCACTCAGGCATAGTACTTTACCTCCACCAGCACAGCAATAACCCGCCTGTCCCTGTCACTGTGCAGACTCCTCCCAGGTGCCGGACAGATCAGAGCAGCCCAGAGAGCACAATAGCATTGAGCAAGGACAGACAGAGGGAAGAGCTTGTTTGAGAGGGGTGGGGCTAGCACACGATTGGATATCACACTCACTCTCCACCCATAAAGAGAACAGGTTCACCTTCTAGACACTCCcgtgcacaacagagctttatggGTCTTCACAACACAAGCAAAaccatttgtcaaaaaaaataacaaagtgaaaTTGAGCTTACTAAAGAATCATTTCTTTTTCTGTCAGACCAGCTGCGATAACACTGCGGTTTATGCACTGCCTGGAGTTTCCCACCTTTGTTGCTTTGTAttacttgcatatagcctacaaTTAAGAAAAATATTCTAGCACAAGACAggctttttgttgttgtcattgtttttattggttttatcATTAAATCCCCCTCAAATGTCCCCTCCTACCCAAGCCACACGTGACACTAGCTGTGTGGAtaagaatttctttttttaaagacctATATCTGTGctacatgaacaaaacataaatgtgGAAAAATGGTGGAAATCCAAATCCTGGTGCCAAGGTATACGTGGAAGGTGTCGTAGGGTGTTGACTGTCTTAAAGACTTGTTAAACACTTAAATCAAAAACCTTCTGTGAAATTTGCACTACTGTTAAAGTTATTCAGAGAAATTTGGGAAGGTGGGGTGATGTATGTGTTTACTGTTAGTACTGTTTGTTTTCATGTAGATCTGAGCATATGCTTTAATGCAGGCTTTCTATGGGAGGGAAGTGATCTTGTCTGTCTTGTCTGCACAAGAAAAATCTCTAATCCAGCCTAAAATAGCCTTTGTCTAAAAGAGGCACAGAATACAGAGAGTCTGCTCTACTCTCATCTATCCTCACCAGTGACACTTCAGCCACTTTCACAAACTCCAAGGTCAGTTGAAAGGAGGCCTAAAAATCTCACTTTACTAATAGAAGTGAACAGGTTTGACATGTTATAAGATGTGTAATTTATTCAAATGAAGTTCTGGAAAGAAGAGCGCACTGTAGCTGTGCGTACACTGTTCTCCATAAGCACgtttttttcttaaagggatggtttgAAAATTCAGACAtcctttactcatcctcatgctgtcaaacctgtatgactctcttcattgtgtggaacacaaaaggagatgttatacaGAATGTTAGGACCTGGCAACCTCAATAACCATACACTTTCATTACATTCTGTATTTTGttccataccatgaaagtgaatgttgaatgatgctgttgcattgaagaaaggcatacaagtttggaatggcaaaaggatgagtaaatgatgacagaattttcatttttgagtaaactaaccATGTTAACcctcaaaacaaaaaacattatttatgagCTAGAGTCTGTGAAgaaaatgacatcattttcagaGGTTAAAGGTCAAAATTGTACCATTTCATTCCTTTTGCACCTTCTTCTGTGATTAAAAACTGAAATACTTTTTAAACAAACCTGTAAAGTAATCCAGCACTGTACTGTAGTGGATCTTGTCTTGATATCAGTTATAACCTGCTCATATTTTCCTCGCTTTCATTTGAGTTTCCACCTCAGACGACCAATTCCAGAACACAGTTTGCCAACTGACGTTCATAGaatcttttaattaaaatgtcagtGTGGTAGAAGGATTACAAATCCTGTTTTGCATGCTGTATGATCTAGTCCCCAATGAGAATTAATCAGGTTTAAAAATGTGGTGAAGTCAAGGGCTAATGTGATGGGCATTTTGAAAATCTCTATTTTTACCCTGCAATCCTCTGTCCTGTTGCCTTTGATGTCACTCTGTCACCAGCCAGAGTGAACCTGACCTGGACACCAGCTCCTGACCAGCACACACAAATCCTGAACACTGATTTTCGCTTCCTGTCCATATGTGTTCCTCTTATTTGCCACGTAGACATACAGTCTGGAAATCCAAGATGAGA encodes the following:
- the LOC127454517 gene encoding low-density lipoprotein receptor class A domain-containing protein 4-like isoform X1; protein product: MQEADLPATNAFTECRFLCTNGRCLNLGSQVCDQLNHCGDNSDEEHCPISTQHPASAIFSSELEFVQIVIIIVVMTVMVVVVLCLLNHYKLTTWSFLSRASQGQSQDLSLQQEGSLWPSDNGLRQGASEVVYAPQPRDRFTAPTFMQHNRFRRFQPTYPYLQHEIDLPPTISLSDGEEPPPYQGPCTLQLRDPEQQLELNRESVRAPPNRTIFDSDLIDMHSSGGGGGPRPPSSNSGISAASSSTHGRMEGPPPAYSQVIGQHSGIVLYLHQHSNNPPVPVTVQTPPRCRTDQSSPESTIALSKDRQREELV
- the LOC127454517 gene encoding low-density lipoprotein receptor class A domain-containing protein 4-like isoform X2 codes for the protein MQNLTASDGSNVTCGSQLQGMEISELEFVQIVIIIVVMTVMVVVVLCLLNHYKLTTWSFLSRASQGQSQDLSLQQEGSLWPSDNGLRQGASEVVYAPQPRDRFTAPTFMQHNRFRRFQPTYPYLQHEIDLPPTISLSDGEEPPPYQGPCTLQLRDPEQQLELNRESVRAPPNRTIFDSDLIDMHSSGGGGGPRPPSSNSGISAASSSTHGRMEGPPPAYSQVIGQHSGIVLYLHQHSNNPPVPVTVQTPPRCRTDQSSPESTIALSKDRQREELV